The following proteins are encoded in a genomic region of Solea senegalensis isolate Sse05_10M linkage group LG5, IFAPA_SoseM_1, whole genome shotgun sequence:
- the cep78 gene encoding centrosomal protein of 78 kDa gives MVQDSAQIRRQGAQDFMAYYAFACARQESVPLPSVKMNVDKGMLDFNGDRLKLTDWPPVLTSISINKHLHHIAISSTYQASLGPGDADKRYYKSGFRKKIPVIRSKDMTFKLCKALKECLTVSPNLKTLQLNGLPLRERDLIMLTKGLAKSVSLQNLSLANCPISDEGLEVICQSVKYSPSIRTVDFTGCNLTWRGAEHMANIIKHQGMQRHGTAWAESLRYRHPHFEAMGGLRRVTLNSNTLIGDRGAAALAQELTEDLWVKAVDLQRCGLSNEGARRLLEALKTNSVLCVLDVRSNPLVDKVLIKTIIEKVLMNSEADGQSLEYSWIKPAATEPQRASCPKKPSKPRTIRGKPSFRIAACKSTSGGRSSGVVQVQKLGSRSSYIPWRTAARAGRQRGLPPGISVTDQSFQGATTVTVNVDSGSEGEEEEEEVTVEVEQRLSSLNLQDRITERQFDHLQMELRECRLRLAEERRARLKAESRVMEYELENARLRDANRTLTDALTATGSGLAPPGAVSVLEDEAVLESIESSFTKFHAFLDLLKDAGLGQLASMAGIDKSDFQHIGRPQLSSTVGRHLDVEDFPTNTDALPLVTTAAPALPGGPAETTTLRSLSSVREPLPEDRLQDEAFKKATGLAVECDIGGEKEPNQYSKPYTQHESGSEHSSYSQRSLDKVFKIQQNKHRSNSNSHWSDPHSRSYSSHSHASHAGLSGRSSVSDIISDEMESVGSDESRNSRRAKHGAKVQSAYPGWEGLEQMRSWGGPGRQESF, from the exons ATGGTACAGGACAGTGCTCAGATTCGCCGTCAGGGTGCCCAGGACTTTATGGCATACTATGCCTTTGCCTGTGCCAGACAGGAATCAGTCCCTCTTCCCTCTGTAAAGATGAACGTTGACAAAGGGATGCTGGACTTTAATGGGGACAGGCTCAAGCTGACTGACTGGCCACCAGTGCTCACCTCTATCTCCATCAACAAACATCTGCACCACATCGCAATAAGCAGCACATATCAGGCTAGTCTCGGTCCTGGAGATGCAG ATAAAAGGTATTATAAGTCTGGCTTCAGGAAGAAGATCCCAGTTATTCGCTCCAAGGACATGACATTTAAGCTGTGCAAAGCCTTAAAGGAGTGTTTGACTGTCTCCCCCAACCTCAAGACTCTACAACTCAATGGGCTTCCACTGAGAGAGAGGGACCTTATCATGCTGACAAAG ggtTTGGCAAAAAGTGTTTCACTGCAAAACCTTTCGCTGGCCAATTGCCCAATTTCTGATGAGGGTTTAGAGG TAATTTGCCAAAGTGTGAAGTATTCTCCAAGCATCAGAACAGTGGATTTTACAGGATGCAATCTCACCTGGAGAGGAGCAGAGCACATGGCCAACATCATCAAG CATCAGGGTATGCAGAGACATGGTACTGCCTGGGCTGAGTCTCTCAGGTATCGGCACCCACACTTTGAGGCAATGGGAGGTCTCCGCCGTGTCACTCTTAACTCTAACACATTGATTGGGGACCgtggtgctgctgctcttgCACAAGAACTAACAGAGGACCTCTGGGTTAAAG CTGTGGACCTACAGAGATGCGGTCTGTCCAATGAGGGAGCTCGCCGTTTGCTGGAAGCCTTGAAAACGAactctgttctgtgtgttttggatgTTCGTAGTAATCCTCTAGTTG acAAGGTCCTAATTAAAACTATAATAGAGAAAGTACTGATGAACAGTGAGGCTGATGGACAGTCACTGGAG TATTCTTGGATCAAGCCTGCAGCCACTGAGCCACAGAGAGCTTCATGTCCAAAGAAGCCATCAAAGCCCAGAACCATCAGGGGAAAACCCTCATTTCGGATAG CCGCATGTAAATCAACATCTGGAGGACGGAGCTCAGGTGTTGTTCAGGTTCAGAAGCTCGGTTCGCGTTCCAGTTACATTCCTTGGCGAACTGCTGCACGAGCTGGACGCCAGAG AGGTCTTCCTCCTGGAATATCTGTGACAGACCAAAGCTTTCAg GGTGCAACTACTGTGACAGTTAATGTGGATTCAGGctcagagggagaggaggaagaggaagaagtgacGGTGGAAGTGGAGCAGAGGCTGTCGTCTTTAAATCTCCAGGACAGGATCACTGAACGACAGTTTGACCATTTGCAG ATGGAGCTGAGAGAGTGTCGTCTGAGGTTGGCAGAGGAGCGCAGAGCCAGACTAAAAGCTGAGTCAAGGGTCATGGAG taCGAGTTGGAGAATGCTCGTCTTCGTGATGCGAATCGCACTCTGACAGATGCACTTACGGCCACTGGCTCTGGATTAGCGCCACCTGGTGCTGTCAGTGTTCTAGAAGACGAGGCTGTACTTGAGAGTATAGAAAGCTCATTTACTAAATTCCATGCTTTCCTGGATCTCCTCAAGGATGCTGG CTTAGGGCAGCTAGCTTCAATGGCTGGAATTGACAAGTCAGATTTCCAACATATTGGAAGACCTCAGCTGTCCTCCACAGTAGGAAGACATTTGGATGTTGAGGATTTTCCAACAAATACGGATGCTCTTCCGTTG GTAACCACTGCTGCACCTGCTCTCCCTGGTGGCCCAGCTGAAACCACCACTCTCAGatctctgtcctctgtcaggGAGCCCTTGCCTGAAGACAGGCTTCAAGATGAGGCCTTCAAAAAGGCCACTGGTCTTGCAGTGGAATGTGATATAGGTGGAGAGAAGGAACCAAATCAATATTCCAAGCCATACACCCAGCATGAGTCTGGTTCTGAACACAGTTCATATAGCCAAAGATCCTTAGATAAGGTTTTTaaaattcaacaaaacaaacacagaagcaaCAGCAATTCTCACTGGAGCGATCCCCATAGTAGAAGTTATTCCTCACATAGTCATGCATCTCATGCTGGATTATCGGGAAGATCGAGCGTTAGTGACATCATAAGTGATGAGATGGAGTCTGTGGGATCAGATGAGTCGAGGAACAGTAGAAGGGCAAAGCATGGTGCAAAAGTTCAGTCAGCCTATCCTGGGTGGGAGGGCTTGGAGCAGATGAGGTCTTGGGGAGGTCCAGGGCGGCAAGAATCCTTCTGA